GAAGCCCTCGCGGGCGCTCCGGCCAGCCTCCGGACCGTGAAAACGGGCGGTCAGTTCCTCGGCCAGTTCCTCCTTGACCTCCTTGGGATGCCTGCGACCCGAGTCCACATCCAGGCGCAGCATGCGGATGGCCTCCAGGCTCTTGTCCGAAAGCAATTCGTAGTACCGCCACATCAGTTCGTCGGAAATGGACATGGCCTTGCCGAAAATATCGGCGGGCGCTTCGTCGATGCCAATATAGTTGCCCAAGGACTTGCTCATCTTCTGCACGCCGTCCAGACCTTCCAAAATGGGCACCGTGAGCACGATCTGGGACTCCTGCCCGTGCTCGCGCTGAAGATGGCGCCCCATCAGCAGATTGAATTTCTGATCCGTTCCGCCCAGTTCCACATCGGCGCGCAAGGCTACGGAATCGTACCCCTGAATCAGCGGGTAGAGAAATTCGTGGACGGCAATGGGCTGCTCCCCCTTGAAGCGCTTCTCGAAGTCGTCGCGCTCCAGCATGCGGGCCACTGTGTAGCGGGAACAGAGGCTGACGAAATCCGCGGCGGAAAAAGCGTCCATCCAGGCGGAGTTGAAGGCGACTTCCGTCCGCTCGGGGTCCAGAATTTTGAAAATCTGGCGTTTGTAGGTCTCGGCGTTACGGAGCACCTGCTCTCTGGTCAGAGTTTTGCGCGTCTCGGATTTGCCCGAAGGATCGCCAATCATGCCCGTGAAATCGCCGATCAGAAAAATGACCTGGTGCCCCAGGTCCTGAAAATGCTTGAGCTTCTGAATGAGCACGGTGTGCCCCAGATGCAGGTCCGGGGCCGTCGGATCGAACCCCGCCTTGACCCGCAGGGGCCTGCCCTGACGCAATTTTGCCGCCAGTTCCTCCTCGTTGATGAGCTCCGCGCAGCCCCGGCGGATCTGCTCCATCTGCCGCGCCAGTTCCTGATCAGTCATCGTCGCCATGGCGTATCCGTAAGTTGCTCGTTAATCCGGCCCCATACCCTCAGAAGAGGCCACATCCGCCGCCTGGGCGGCTATCCTTCAAAACTCCAGGCCGCAATGCTCCGGCACCGGCCCTGATCCACATCCACGAGAGCCCCGTGCAGAGCGCACGGGCCCGACGCCAGCTCAAACCGTTCCGGGCGGCCCGTGCGGAATTTCCGCAAAATGGCGTCGCTGTCCATGCCCAGACAGGAGTCCACCGGCCCGCACATGCCCAGGTCGGTCATGAACCCGGTCACTCCATCCAGAATACGGGCATCGCTGGTCTGCACATGAGTGTGCGTGCCGAGCACCACATGTGCCCGGCCGCGCAGCATGTGGGCCAGCGCCCTTTTCTCCGACGTGGCCTCAGCATGCATATCCACGACCAGGACCGCGTCCGGCGGCACCAGTTCCAGCAGCCGCTCCGCCGCGGCGAAAGGACAGTCGATGGGCTCCATGAACACCCGGCCCTGGAGGTTCATGACCGCCAAGGGCGGAATGTCCGGCCCCGGAGAAAACACTCCAAATCCCCTACCCGGCGCAGACGGCGGATAGTTGGCCGGACGCAGAAGCCAGGGCTCCGCATCCAGCACGGCGCAGATATCCGGGAATTTCCAGATATGATTGCCCGAAGTCAGCACATCGATTCCAGCTTGGCGCAGTTCTCGGGCGCTCGCCGCCGAAAGTCCCAGGCCGCGCGAGGCATTCTCCGCGTTGGCCAGAACGGCATCCAGACCCAGTTCATGACGCAAACGCGGCAGATGGTGGCGGACCATCTGCCGCCCGGATTTGCCGACAATATCGCCCAGAAAGAGAATCCGCATGCCTCTATTTGGCAATGCCCACGGCGCGCTTCTCGCGGATGACCGTAACCCGGATCTGTCCCGGATAGGTCATCTTTTCCTCGATCTGTTTGGCAATATCTTTGCTGAGCATGAAAATCTGGTCGTCGTTCACCGTGTCGCAGTCCACCATGACCCGTACTTCCCGGCCCGCCTGAATGGCAAAAGCCCGACTCACTCCGGGAAATCCCGTAGCCACACCTTCCAGCTCTTCCAAACGTTTCACGTAGCTCTCAAGCAGCTCCTTGCGCGCTCCGGGCCGGGCTCCGGACAGGCTGTCCGCGGCCTGCACCAGCACGGCGTAAACGGACTTTGGAGGGATGTCCTCGTGGTGAGC
Above is a window of Desulfomicrobium orale DSM 12838 DNA encoding:
- the tyrS gene encoding tyrosine--tRNA ligase, producing the protein MTDQELARQMEQIRRGCAELINEEELAAKLRQGRPLRVKAGFDPTAPDLHLGHTVLIQKLKHFQDLGHQVIFLIGDFTGMIGDPSGKSETRKTLTREQVLRNAETYKRQIFKILDPERTEVAFNSAWMDAFSAADFVSLCSRYTVARMLERDDFEKRFKGEQPIAVHEFLYPLIQGYDSVALRADVELGGTDQKFNLLMGRHLQREHGQESQIVLTVPILEGLDGVQKMSKSLGNYIGIDEAPADIFGKAMSISDELMWRYYELLSDKSLEAIRMLRLDVDSGRRHPKEVKEELAEELTARFHGPEAGRSAREGFNAVFARQGVPEDMQVFEAPSGTQLVDVLAASGLCPSKGDARRMCKQQAVSIDGRKEEDFGFAFTPGEYVLKVGKKRFLKLVVNK
- a CDS encoding TIGR00282 family metallophosphoesterase; this encodes MRILFLGDIVGKSGRQMVRHHLPRLRHELGLDAVLANAENASRGLGLSAASARELRQAGIDVLTSGNHIWKFPDICAVLDAEPWLLRPANYPPSAPGRGFGVFSPGPDIPPLAVMNLQGRVFMEPIDCPFAAAERLLELVPPDAVLVVDMHAEATSEKRALAHMLRGRAHVVLGTHTHVQTSDARILDGVTGFMTDLGMCGPVDSCLGMDSDAILRKFRTGRPERFELASGPCALHGALVDVDQGRCRSIAAWSFEG